The following proteins come from a genomic window of Limnohabitans sp. 103DPR2:
- a CDS encoding septation protein A — translation MKIALDLFPILLFFGAYKFADIYAATAVLMAATVIQSLWMYKLDGKLATMQKATLGLILVFGSLTLFLHDERFIKFKPTLLYGCLGLGLWVSQFVFKKNFLKTMLGAQVNLPHANWQSLSVAWTMYCFFMAALNAYVAIEFTTEEWVNFKIWGYVFPLMFIVGTGIYIAKHIPSEEAETSVKPGDTPPSP, via the coding sequence ATGAAAATTGCACTCGATTTATTTCCCATCTTGTTATTTTTTGGGGCTTACAAATTTGCGGACATCTACGCGGCCACGGCTGTCTTGATGGCCGCCACCGTCATTCAAAGTTTGTGGATGTACAAGCTAGACGGCAAGTTGGCCACCATGCAAAAAGCAACGCTGGGCTTGATTCTGGTTTTTGGTAGCCTCACCCTTTTCTTGCACGATGAACGCTTCATCAAATTCAAACCCACCCTGCTTTATGGCTGCTTGGGCCTCGGATTATGGGTGTCGCAGTTTGTGTTCAAAAAGAACTTTCTGAAGACCATGTTGGGTGCGCAAGTTAACTTGCCTCATGCCAATTGGCAATCCCTCAGTGTGGCTTGGACGATGTATTGCTTTTTCATGGCCGCATTGAACGCTTACGTCGCCATTGAATTTACGACCGAAGAGTGGGTTAATTTTAAAATTTGGGGTTATGTCTTTCCATTGATGTTCATCGTTGGAACAGGCATTTACATTGCAAAGCACATTCCTTCTGAAGAGGCTGAGACTTCTGTTAAGCCCGGTGACACGCCTCCTTCGCCATGA
- a CDS encoding BolA family protein yields the protein MNKPLTLQNNEPWQPLIEQVLRQRFQPTFLEVIDESSQHAGHSGATDSGMNSHFRVRIASSHFENISRVQRHRLVYDSLQEFLDNGLHALAIEFR from the coding sequence ATGAACAAGCCCTTAACTTTACAAAACAATGAGCCTTGGCAACCCCTGATCGAACAGGTTTTGCGGCAGCGATTTCAGCCGACTTTTCTCGAAGTCATCGATGAAAGTTCACAGCATGCGGGCCATTCAGGTGCCACCGACAGCGGCATGAACAGTCATTTTAGGGTTCGCATCGCTTCTTCTCATTTTGAGAATATCAGCCGCGTTCAGCGCCATCGTCTTGTGTATGATTCGCTCCAAGAATTCTTAGACAACGGTCTTCATGCCCTGGCCATAGAATTTCGATAA
- a CDS encoding peptidylprolyl isomerase → MKISKLALSLVAAFSMSAWAQNLAVVNGKPVPSSRVEALKQQVERSGRPVTPEILAQIKEELIAREIFMQEARKRGLDASEDYKAQLELARQSLLIRELFANFQKKNPVTDAEIKAEYDKFVAANGGKEYRARHILVEKEDEAKALIAEIKKGGKFEDLAKKASKDPGSGANGGDLDWANAASYVPEFSNAMVKLDKGQMTDAPVKSQFGFHIIRVDDVREAQLPKLDEVKPQITQQLTQSKLGKFQEDLRAKAKVQ, encoded by the coding sequence ATGAAAATTTCTAAATTGGCCCTGAGTTTGGTGGCGGCATTCAGCATGTCTGCCTGGGCACAGAACTTGGCTGTGGTGAATGGCAAGCCTGTTCCCAGCTCACGCGTAGAAGCCCTGAAGCAGCAAGTTGAACGCTCTGGCCGACCTGTCACCCCCGAAATCTTGGCCCAGATCAAAGAAGAGCTGATTGCCCGCGAAATTTTCATGCAAGAAGCCCGTAAGCGCGGTCTCGATGCCAGCGAAGATTACAAAGCACAACTTGAATTGGCACGCCAAAGCCTGTTGATTCGTGAACTCTTTGCCAACTTCCAGAAAAAGAACCCCGTCACTGACGCCGAAATCAAAGCTGAATACGACAAGTTCGTGGCAGCCAATGGCGGCAAGGAATACCGTGCGCGTCACATCTTGGTTGAGAAAGAAGATGAAGCCAAGGCCCTGATTGCCGAGATCAAAAAAGGTGGCAAATTTGAAGATCTGGCCAAAAAGGCTTCTAAAGATCCAGGTTCTGGTGCCAATGGCGGTGACCTCGATTGGGCCAATGCGGCCAGCTATGTACCCGAGTTTTCAAATGCCATGGTGAAACTTGACAAAGGTCAGATGACAGATGCGCCAGTGAAAAGCCAGTTTGGTTTTCACATCATTCGTGTGGACGATGTGCGCGAAGCTCAATTGCCTAAATTGGATGAAGTGAAACCCCAAATCACCCAGCAATTGACGCAATCTAAGCTGGGTAAATTCCAAGAAGACTTGCGCGCTAAAGCCAAGGTTCAGTAA
- the purL gene encoding phosphoribosylformylglycinamidine synthase — translation MTLQTLILDGGNALSEFRIQQLLPRLQVICPDVTGLSGHFLHLVASESPLSDDAQKVLASLLTYGDPAVPTANSKLDWHLCVSPRLGTVSPWASKATDIAHNCGLTVRRIERLVEYRLQMRSASQVQNLQPQIQLALADLLHDRMTESILAKREDALALFTELQAQPLLHVDVMKGGRTALVKANQEFGLALAEDEIDYLLNSFQQLGRNPTDVELMMFAQANSEHCRHKIFNAQFTIDGQAQSHSLFGMIRHTHQQNPQHTVVAYSDNASIMTGHEVERFVAKNGGAYAKEKALHHVLMKVETHNHPTAISPFPGASTGAGGEIRDEGATGRGSKPKAGLTGFTVSKLWNSPHGKPDHMASPLQIMTEGPLGGAAFNNEFGRPNLLGYFREYEQEVDGVLRGYHKPIMIAGGLGVIDDIQTQKIQFPAGTLLIQLGGPGMLIGMGGSAASSMASGTNAANLDFDSVQRGNPEIERRAQEVINHCWVMGKDNPILAIHDVGAGGLSNAFPELTNDAGRGARFDLRAVPLEASGLSPKEIWSNESQERYVLAIAPESLSQFKAFCERERCPFAVVGVATEERQLILADDQATSPETENPVNMPMNVLLGKPPKMHRDVKSLKRNITPLNLTGVDLQDAVVQVLSHPTVASKRFLITIGDRTVGGLTHRDQMVGPWQVPVADCAVTLADYQSFQGEAMSMGERTPLASVDAAASGRMAVAEAITNLLAAPIELDRVKLSANWMAACGEPGEDAALYETVKAVGLELCPALGVSIPVGKDSLSMKTQWAVDGQTRKVTSPVSLIVSAFASLPDVRRTLTPQLNATLDDTSLILIDLSHGQSRMGGSILSQVLNQSGDQVPDLETPANLVNLVKVINQLRAQDKLLAYHDRSDGGLFCAVAEMCFAGQVGVALNLDMLVTEGDGISDSRADHGDAKNWAQQVSARRHELTLKALFNEELGVVIQINTQDRGEVMQALRDHGLSKHSHVIGKTRPVQAAVQKGVGEISIWRDTQEIFSAKLEDLHQVWDSVSWKICQQRDNPVCADSEHASAGNPANPGLHVALTFKPEENVAAPWLNLAKPKVAILREQGVNSHVEMAYAFAEAGFESHDVHMTDLQRGRVSLKDFQGLVACGGFSYGDTLGAGIGWARSITFNPALSEQFKSYFARQDTFGLGVCNGCQMFAELADIIPGAQDWPRFTTNQSERFEARLSMVEVLPSPSLFFQDMAGSRLPIAVAHGEGYANFKYRGNANRAIGAMRFVDNWGAATEAYPANPNGSPAGLTAVTTADGRFTAMMPHPERVFRNVQMSFTTGDISSHSPWLRMWQNARRWLK, via the coding sequence GTGACCCTGCAAACTCTCATCTTGGACGGCGGCAACGCCCTCAGCGAATTCCGTATTCAGCAACTTCTGCCGCGCCTGCAGGTCATTTGCCCCGATGTGACGGGTCTGTCTGGCCACTTCCTCCACCTCGTTGCCAGCGAGTCGCCCCTCTCAGACGATGCACAGAAGGTTCTAGCTTCCCTGCTGACTTACGGTGACCCTGCAGTGCCCACGGCCAACAGCAAATTGGATTGGCACCTTTGTGTATCGCCTCGTTTAGGGACAGTGTCACCATGGGCATCCAAAGCCACGGACATTGCACACAACTGTGGCCTGACGGTTCGCCGCATCGAACGCTTGGTTGAATACCGCTTGCAAATGCGTTCTGCATCTCAGGTGCAAAACCTGCAGCCACAAATTCAGTTGGCTTTGGCCGATTTGTTGCACGACCGCATGACAGAGTCCATCCTTGCAAAACGCGAAGATGCATTGGCCCTGTTCACAGAACTTCAAGCGCAACCCCTTTTGCATGTGGATGTGATGAAGGGTGGACGCACAGCATTGGTCAAGGCCAATCAAGAATTTGGCTTGGCCTTAGCCGAGGACGAAATTGATTATTTGCTCAATTCATTTCAGCAACTGGGGCGCAATCCTACGGACGTTGAGTTGATGATGTTTGCGCAGGCCAACAGCGAGCACTGCCGTCATAAAATTTTCAACGCCCAATTCACCATCGATGGACAAGCCCAATCTCATAGCTTGTTTGGCATGATTCGCCATACCCATCAGCAAAACCCTCAACACACTGTTGTGGCGTATTCAGACAACGCGTCCATCATGACGGGCCATGAAGTTGAACGCTTTGTCGCGAAAAATGGTGGCGCCTATGCCAAAGAAAAAGCGCTTCACCATGTGTTGATGAAAGTTGAGACGCACAACCATCCCACCGCCATTTCGCCTTTCCCTGGCGCTTCAACCGGGGCAGGTGGTGAGATTCGTGACGAAGGTGCGACAGGACGAGGCTCCAAACCCAAAGCCGGTTTAACAGGATTTACAGTCTCCAAATTGTGGAACAGTCCACACGGTAAACCTGATCACATGGCCAGTCCGTTGCAGATCATGACCGAAGGCCCATTGGGGGGCGCAGCGTTCAACAATGAATTTGGCCGTCCTAACTTGTTGGGTTACTTTCGTGAATATGAACAAGAAGTGGACGGTGTTTTGCGGGGTTATCACAAGCCCATCATGATTGCGGGAGGCTTGGGCGTCATCGACGACATTCAAACCCAAAAGATCCAATTTCCTGCGGGCACGCTGCTGATTCAATTGGGCGGCCCAGGCATGCTGATTGGCATGGGAGGCAGTGCGGCCAGTTCCATGGCATCCGGCACCAACGCAGCCAACTTGGATTTCGATTCTGTTCAACGTGGCAATCCTGAAATTGAACGTCGCGCGCAAGAGGTCATCAACCATTGCTGGGTGATGGGCAAAGACAATCCTATTTTGGCGATTCACGATGTGGGGGCCGGCGGTTTGTCCAATGCCTTCCCAGAACTCACCAACGACGCAGGTCGTGGGGCGCGTTTTGATTTGCGCGCAGTGCCTTTGGAAGCTTCTGGCTTGTCACCCAAAGAAATTTGGTCCAACGAAAGTCAAGAGCGCTACGTCTTGGCCATCGCACCTGAATCTTTGTCTCAATTCAAAGCCTTTTGCGAGCGCGAGCGTTGCCCATTTGCCGTCGTAGGTGTTGCCACTGAAGAGCGACAATTGATTTTGGCCGATGACCAAGCCACATCGCCTGAAACCGAAAATCCTGTCAACATGCCGATGAATGTGCTGTTGGGCAAGCCGCCCAAAATGCACCGTGATGTGAAGTCGCTCAAGCGCAATATCACGCCGCTCAATCTCACCGGTGTTGATTTGCAAGACGCAGTGGTTCAAGTCTTGAGCCATCCTACTGTGGCTTCCAAACGTTTCCTCATCACCATTGGTGACCGCACCGTGGGCGGCTTGACGCACAGAGATCAAATGGTCGGTCCATGGCAAGTGCCCGTGGCCGATTGCGCAGTCACCTTGGCCGACTATCAAAGTTTCCAAGGTGAGGCCATGAGCATGGGCGAACGCACGCCATTGGCCAGCGTTGACGCAGCGGCATCGGGTCGTATGGCCGTGGCTGAAGCCATTACCAATTTGTTGGCGGCACCCATTGAACTCGACCGAGTCAAACTCAGCGCCAATTGGATGGCAGCTTGCGGCGAACCGGGTGAAGATGCTGCGTTGTATGAAACCGTCAAAGCGGTTGGTCTTGAACTGTGCCCCGCACTGGGTGTGTCAATTCCCGTGGGCAAAGACAGTTTGTCGATGAAAACCCAGTGGGCCGTGGATGGTCAAACACGCAAAGTGACGTCGCCAGTCAGTTTGATTGTCAGTGCCTTCGCCAGTTTGCCGGATGTGCGTAGAACGCTCACGCCTCAATTGAATGCCACCTTGGATGACACGTCGCTCATTCTGATTGATCTCAGCCATGGCCAATCGCGCATGGGTGGCAGCATCTTGAGTCAGGTGCTCAATCAATCGGGCGATCAGGTGCCTGATTTGGAAACGCCCGCCAATTTGGTCAACTTGGTCAAAGTGATCAATCAATTGCGCGCCCAAGACAAACTGCTGGCGTATCACGATCGCAGTGATGGCGGCTTGTTCTGTGCCGTGGCTGAAATGTGTTTTGCCGGACAAGTGGGCGTAGCGCTTAATTTGGACATGCTGGTGACAGAGGGCGATGGCATTTCAGACAGCCGTGCCGACCATGGCGATGCCAAAAACTGGGCTCAACAAGTCAGCGCTCGTCGTCATGAATTGACACTCAAAGCCTTGTTCAATGAAGAACTGGGCGTGGTGATTCAAATCAACACCCAAGATCGCGGGGAAGTGATGCAAGCCTTGCGTGATCATGGCTTGTCCAAACACAGCCACGTCATTGGTAAAACGCGCCCTGTGCAAGCAGCGGTTCAAAAAGGTGTTGGCGAGATCAGCATTTGGCGTGACACCCAAGAGATATTTTCTGCCAAATTAGAAGACCTCCACCAAGTTTGGGACAGCGTCAGTTGGAAAATTTGCCAACAGCGTGACAACCCCGTTTGCGCAGACAGCGAACACGCTTCAGCAGGTAACCCTGCCAATCCTGGTTTGCACGTCGCTTTGACATTCAAGCCAGAGGAGAATGTAGCGGCACCCTGGTTGAATTTGGCCAAACCCAAAGTGGCCATTCTGCGTGAGCAGGGCGTCAACTCGCATGTGGAAATGGCCTATGCATTCGCAGAAGCCGGTTTTGAATCGCACGATGTTCACATGACAGATTTGCAAAGGGGTCGGGTCAGCTTGAAAGACTTTCAAGGCTTGGTGGCTTGCGGGGGTTTCAGTTACGGTGACACCTTGGGCGCAGGCATTGGTTGGGCCCGCAGCATCACATTCAATCCCGCCTTGTCAGAACAATTTAAATCTTACTTTGCGCGCCAAGATACCTTTGGCTTGGGTGTTTGCAATGGTTGCCAGATGTTTGCTGAGTTGGCAGACATCATTCCTGGCGCACAAGATTGGCCACGCTTCACCACCAACCAAAGTGAACGCTTTGAAGCGCGTCTCTCCATGGTGGAAGTCTTGCCGTCGCCCAGTCTGTTTTTCCAAGACATGGCCGGTAGTCGTTTGCCCATCGCAGTGGCGCACGGTGAAGGCTATGCAAATTTCAAATACCGCGGCAATGCTAACAGAGCGATTGGCGCCATGCGTTTCGTGGACAACTGGGGTGCCGCCACAGAAGCCTACCCCGCCAATCCCAATGGCAGTCCTGCTGGCTTGACGGCAGTGACAACGGCCGACGGTCGCTTTACAGCCATGATGCCGCATCCTGAGCGTGTGTTCCGCAACGTTCAAATGAGTTTCACCACGGGTGATATTTCATCGCACAGCCCATGGTTGCGCATGTGGCAAAACGCGCGTCGCTGGCTGAAATAA
- the map gene encoding type I methionyl aminopeptidase translates to MTITPKDPQGAEGMRVAGRLASEVLDYLTPFVVPGVTTNELDKLAHDYMVNVQGTIPAPLNYQPPGYSPYPKSICTSINHQVCHGIPNEKALKKGDIVNIDITVIKDGWHGDTSRMFMVGDVSIAAKRLCNATYEAMWHGIAQVKPGARLGDIGWAIQKFAENMGFSIVREFCGHGIGRVFHEEPQVLHYGKPGTLEELKPGMTFTIEPMINAGKREIKEMGDGWTIVTKDRSLSAQWEHTILVTDTCYEVLTLSAGSPPVPAFIKG, encoded by the coding sequence ATGACGATCACCCCCAAAGACCCCCAAGGCGCAGAAGGCATGCGAGTCGCCGGCCGACTGGCTTCCGAAGTACTCGATTATTTGACACCCTTTGTGGTGCCAGGTGTCACCACCAACGAACTGGACAAATTGGCCCACGATTACATGGTCAATGTTCAAGGCACCATTCCAGCCCCACTGAACTACCAGCCCCCAGGTTATTCGCCCTATCCCAAATCCATTTGCACTTCCATTAACCATCAGGTTTGCCACGGCATCCCCAATGAGAAAGCCTTGAAAAAAGGTGACATCGTCAACATTGACATCACTGTCATCAAAGATGGGTGGCATGGCGACACCAGCCGCATGTTCATGGTGGGCGACGTTTCCATTGCGGCCAAAAGACTTTGCAACGCCACCTACGAAGCCATGTGGCATGGCATTGCGCAAGTCAAACCGGGCGCTCGCTTAGGCGACATTGGTTGGGCCATTCAAAAATTCGCTGAGAACATGGGCTTTTCCATTGTTCGTGAGTTTTGCGGTCATGGCATTGGGCGCGTGTTTCATGAGGAGCCTCAAGTTTTGCATTATGGAAAACCTGGCACCTTGGAGGAACTCAAGCCGGGCATGACCTTCACCATTGAACCCATGATCAACGCTGGTAAGCGCGAGATCAAGGAAATGGGCGATGGTTGGACCATCGTCACCAAAGACCGCTCTTTGTCAGCCCAGTGGGAACACACCATCTTGGTGACGGATACATGCTACGAAGTCCTGACTTTGTCAGCAGGAAGCCCACCCGTTCCCGCTTTCATCAAGGGCTAA
- a CDS encoding [protein-PII] uridylyltransferase, with translation MADLSAFRDSYRQEKQALWANIANSAANGRGLKRSLMRLATLADKLLIQLWNQAGFDNGESLIAVGGFGRGELFPSSDLDVLVLLPDHANPDASEELKTKLENFIGSCWDSGLEIGSSVRTLKDCLEESAKDITVQTSLLESRYITGSKSLFAKFQSSYQAAMDPHAFFVAKSLELQQRHNKFENTPYSLEPNCKESPGGLRDLQIILWVTRAAGLGSTWDDLAIKGLATPLEVKQIKRNEAVLSLIRARLHLLAKRREDRLVFDLQHALAESFGYQAKSTPEGKHTQRASEVLMRQYYWAAKAVTQLNQILMLNIEAYLQAQRGDIRIEVRRLNDHFDERNGLLEVAQDDLYQKHPHAILETFLMYQQTHGVKGLSAKTLRALYNVRNVMDAKFRRDPVNRATFLKILQESQGITHALRLMNQTSVLGRYLWVFRNIVGQMQHDLFHVYTVDQHIMMVLRNVRRFFIADHAHEYPFCSQLAAGWDKPYILYTAALFHDIAKGRGGDHSKLGVAEVQQFCRQHGIPKEDAKLIAFLVGEHLTMSHVAQKEDLSDPDVVAAFAKRVGNERHLTALYLLTVADIRGTSPKVWNAWKGKLLEDLYRYTLRVLGGRAPDANAEIEARKRDALIELARHSEPHDGQKALWDTLDVGYFMRHDASEIAWHARQLSRYVAKPGETAIANLDGKSIVRARISPIGEGLQILVYTADQPDLFARICGYFDQAGFSILDAKIHTANNGYALDTFQVVTSLLPEHYRELITMVESGLCSTIDRQGTLPAPTKGRVSRRVKNFPIAPRITLHPDEKAQSWLLGISASDRLGLLYSVATVLAKHGISLKLAKISTLGERVEDTFLIEGSALQHNREQIEIETELLQVLQA, from the coding sequence ATGGCTGACTTGTCGGCATTTCGAGACTCCTATCGTCAAGAAAAGCAGGCGCTGTGGGCCAACATTGCCAACAGCGCAGCCAATGGCCGTGGCTTGAAACGCAGCCTGATGCGATTGGCCACGCTGGCCGACAAATTATTGATCCAACTGTGGAACCAAGCTGGCTTTGACAATGGTGAAAGCCTCATTGCCGTCGGCGGTTTTGGACGGGGCGAGTTGTTCCCCTCCTCCGACTTGGATGTCCTGGTCTTGTTGCCCGACCACGCCAATCCTGATGCGTCAGAAGAACTCAAAACCAAACTTGAGAATTTCATCGGCAGTTGCTGGGACAGCGGTTTGGAAATTGGGTCGAGTGTCCGTACCCTCAAGGATTGCCTAGAGGAGTCTGCCAAAGACATCACGGTGCAAACTTCGCTGCTCGAGAGCCGCTACATCACCGGCAGCAAATCTTTGTTTGCGAAGTTTCAAAGTAGCTACCAAGCCGCCATGGACCCCCATGCTTTTTTTGTAGCCAAATCACTGGAACTTCAGCAGCGCCACAACAAATTTGAAAACACGCCCTATTCTCTTGAGCCCAATTGCAAAGAATCACCTGGTGGTTTGCGCGATTTGCAAATCATCTTGTGGGTCACACGGGCTGCAGGCTTGGGAAGTACTTGGGACGATTTGGCAATCAAAGGTTTGGCCACTCCTTTAGAAGTTAAGCAGATCAAACGCAACGAAGCCGTTTTAAGCCTCATCCGCGCAAGGCTTCATTTGCTGGCCAAACGTCGAGAAGATCGCTTGGTTTTTGATTTGCAACATGCACTGGCCGAAAGTTTTGGGTATCAAGCCAAAAGTACACCAGAGGGCAAGCACACCCAGCGCGCCAGTGAAGTGCTGATGCGTCAATACTACTGGGCTGCCAAGGCCGTGACGCAGTTGAACCAAATTTTGATGCTCAACATCGAAGCGTATCTGCAAGCGCAACGCGGCGACATTCGCATTGAAGTGAGGCGTTTGAACGATCATTTTGACGAACGCAATGGTTTGTTGGAAGTGGCACAAGATGACTTGTACCAAAAGCACCCACACGCCATTCTTGAGACATTCTTGATGTACCAGCAAACGCACGGCGTGAAGGGCCTGTCAGCCAAAACCTTGCGTGCGCTCTACAACGTTCGCAACGTCATGGATGCCAAGTTTCGGCGCGATCCTGTCAACCGCGCTACATTTCTGAAAATTTTGCAGGAAAGCCAAGGCATCACGCATGCACTTCGCTTGATGAACCAAACTTCCGTGTTGGGTCGATACCTGTGGGTGTTCAGAAACATTGTGGGTCAGATGCAGCACGATCTGTTTCACGTCTATACCGTGGACCAGCACATCATGATGGTCTTGCGCAACGTCCGCCGTTTTTTCATTGCAGACCATGCGCACGAGTACCCATTTTGCTCTCAACTTGCAGCAGGATGGGACAAGCCCTACATCCTCTACACAGCCGCCCTGTTTCACGACATCGCCAAAGGGCGCGGTGGCGATCACTCGAAGTTGGGTGTGGCTGAAGTTCAACAATTTTGCAGGCAACACGGTATCCCCAAAGAAGATGCCAAGCTGATTGCTTTCTTGGTCGGGGAGCACTTGACCATGAGCCATGTGGCTCAAAAGGAAGACTTGAGCGATCCGGACGTCGTTGCAGCGTTTGCCAAACGTGTGGGCAACGAACGTCATTTAACGGCCCTGTACCTGCTGACAGTGGCCGACATTCGTGGCACCAGTCCCAAAGTGTGGAATGCCTGGAAAGGCAAGTTACTCGAAGATTTGTACAGATACACCTTGCGCGTGTTGGGCGGTCGTGCGCCTGATGCCAATGCCGAAATTGAAGCCCGTAAACGTGATGCCTTGATTGAATTGGCACGTCACTCCGAACCGCACGATGGCCAAAAGGCATTATGGGATACCTTGGACGTGGGCTACTTTATGCGCCATGATGCCAGCGAAATTGCTTGGCATGCACGCCAACTGTCGCGCTACGTTGCTAAACCTGGAGAAACCGCCATAGCCAACTTAGATGGCAAAAGCATCGTTCGCGCACGCATCTCCCCCATCGGCGAAGGCTTGCAGATTTTGGTTTACACCGCCGATCAACCCGATTTGTTTGCGCGCATTTGCGGCTATTTTGATCAAGCCGGATTTAGCATTTTGGATGCCAAAATTCACACCGCCAACAATGGCTACGCCCTCGATACATTCCAAGTGGTGACGTCTTTGCTCCCGGAGCATTACCGTGAGTTGATCACCATGGTGGAATCTGGGTTGTGCAGCACCATTGACCGTCAAGGAACTCTGCCCGCGCCTACAAAAGGACGTGTCTCTCGGCGTGTGAAAAATTTCCCCATTGCACCCCGCATCACCTTGCACCCCGACGAAAAAGCCCAAAGCTGGCTCTTGGGTATTTCGGCAAGCGATCGACTGGGTTTGCTTTACAGCGTGGCAACCGTGCTGGCAAAGCACGGTATCAGCCTCAAGTTGGCCAAGATCAGTACCTTGGGTGAACGTGTCGAAGACACCTTCTTAATTGAAGGATCAGCCTTGCAACACAACCGTGAGCAAATTGAAATTGAGACCGAGTTGTTGCAAGTCTTGCAGGCTTGA